A DNA window from Mesorhizobium sp. C432A contains the following coding sequences:
- a CDS encoding DUF2231 domain-containing protein, translating into MSHNPRSTASIAGHPIHPMLIPFPIAFFVGTFVCDLIFWQTADPGWVTGSLWLLGAGLIMGALAALTGLTDVLGDVQIRNLTTAWLHAGGNVLVVLIELYNWYSRYVGGAAAVIPTGFILSLIVVLVLLFTGWKGWELVYRHRVGVSDGSDELT; encoded by the coding sequence ATGAGCCATAACCCTCGCAGCACGGCAAGCATTGCCGGTCACCCCATTCATCCAATGCTGATTCCGTTTCCGATCGCCTTCTTTGTCGGCACCTTCGTTTGCGATCTGATTTTCTGGCAAACAGCCGATCCCGGGTGGGTCACCGGATCGCTTTGGCTTCTCGGCGCCGGCCTGATCATGGGCGCCTTGGCCGCTCTTACCGGCCTGACGGACGTTCTCGGCGATGTTCAGATCCGCAATCTCACGACGGCATGGCTCCATGCCGGCGGCAACGTGCTCGTCGTGCTGATCGAGCTTTATAACTGGTACTCGCGTTATGTCGGTGGAGCGGCGGCTGTGATCCCGACCGGCTTTATCTTATCGCTGATCGTGGTTCTGGTCCTGCTGTTTACAGGCTGGAAGGGCTGGGAATTGGTCTATCGGCATCGCGTGGGCGTCTCCGACGGCTCAGATGAATTGACCTGA
- a CDS encoding DMT family transporter translates to MHRSAYLFLLLTTLLWGGNSVAGKLAVGHVSPMTLVFLRWVLAVAILLPIGWRTIREDWPVVRKHWFVLAALGASGFTLFNTIFYTALNYTTAINVSIEQAAMPVLIIIANFFFFRLRVSWAQIAGVVLTIFGVILTACHGDPRRLLTLELNFGDAIMLVAVVLYSGYSVGLRLKPVMRWQSLMLSLAIAALITSLPFFLWEVAAGKVIVPDISGWVVIVYTAIGASVISQITYIRGNELIGANRAGLFINLVPIFGTLLSVLIVGETFQLYQALALVLVLGGISLAEYSGRKMAAPNRRG, encoded by the coding sequence ATGCATCGAAGCGCCTACCTGTTCCTGCTGCTGACCACCTTGCTGTGGGGCGGCAATTCCGTCGCCGGCAAGCTGGCGGTCGGTCACGTCTCGCCCATGACGCTGGTCTTCCTGCGCTGGGTGCTGGCCGTCGCGATCCTGCTGCCGATCGGCTGGCGCACGATCAGGGAGGACTGGCCGGTGGTGCGCAAACACTGGTTCGTCCTGGCTGCACTTGGCGCCAGCGGCTTCACTCTGTTCAACACCATTTTCTACACCGCGCTCAACTACACGACGGCGATCAATGTCTCGATCGAACAGGCGGCGATGCCGGTCTTGATCATCATTGCCAATTTCTTCTTCTTCCGCCTGCGCGTGAGTTGGGCGCAGATTGCGGGCGTGGTGCTGACCATCTTCGGTGTCATCTTGACTGCCTGCCACGGCGATCCGCGCCGGCTGCTCACATTGGAACTCAATTTCGGCGACGCCATCATGCTGGTCGCGGTCGTCCTCTACAGCGGTTATTCGGTCGGGCTGCGGCTGAAGCCGGTGATGCGCTGGCAGAGCCTGATGTTGTCCCTGGCGATCGCTGCCCTCATCACCTCGCTGCCGTTCTTCCTGTGGGAGGTCGCCGCCGGCAAGGTTATCGTCCCCGATATCAGCGGCTGGGTGGTCATCGTCTATACCGCGATCGGCGCTTCGGTCATTTCGCAGATCACTTACATCAGGGGCAACGAACTGATCGGCGCCAACCGTGCCGGGCTGTTCATCAATCTGGTGCCGATCTTCGGCACGCTGCTGTCAGTGCTGATCGTCGGCGAGACATTCCAGCTCTACCAGGCGCTGGCGCTCGTCCTGGTGCTGGGCGGCATTTCGCTCGCCGAATACAGCGGGCGCAAGATGGCGGCACCGAACCGCCGCGGATAA